One window of the Gammaproteobacteria bacterium genome contains the following:
- a CDS encoding RagB/SusD family nutrient uptake outer membrane protein: MSFTVLIVAGCGDLFSVDNPGSLTLADLEDPNLVPALAATPEGVVCDAYDGTVAANALQSDDVTFISSFTFTELHMWGHMEGFNTTQNAVWNSLSSARWIAEEAIRRLQESNPADTTIVRGIFWEAFARITLADHFKEVPFNGEAPLAPDVVLEQTLSALDQVAQTSNPDLRAAALATKARVHRSLFFERGRDMSQVAAAMQAAEAALAVKPDFYFACRYQQPGSLNSLNTYHQSITGVIIDPRNVAIEDPVTGMVDPRVGTRVGPPELRAPPPHTGDVHRFFKYQGLDADLPVSRWQEARLILAEGHLLAGNYQEAVNQINMVRANWDLPPFMSMDIGEVHQQIIYERRLEFMIEGRRLQDHRYYDIKPWQWDEVTKQLGTNRRWPVSSEEIAGNPHYQGGS; encoded by the coding sequence TTGTCATTCACCGTACTGATCGTAGCGGGATGTGGTGACCTGTTCAGCGTCGACAACCCGGGAAGCCTCACGCTTGCCGACCTGGAGGACCCGAACCTGGTTCCGGCGCTGGCCGCCACGCCCGAGGGCGTGGTCTGCGACGCATATGACGGCACGGTCGCGGCCAACGCCCTGCAGTCCGACGATGTAACGTTCATATCGAGCTTCACATTCACCGAACTCCACATGTGGGGTCACATGGAGGGGTTCAACACGACCCAGAACGCGGTCTGGAACTCTCTGTCGTCCGCCCGATGGATCGCAGAGGAGGCCATCAGGAGGTTGCAGGAGTCGAACCCGGCGGACACAACCATCGTGCGCGGCATCTTCTGGGAAGCCTTCGCGCGCATCACTCTGGCCGATCACTTCAAGGAGGTGCCCTTCAACGGCGAGGCGCCGCTGGCGCCCGATGTCGTGCTCGAGCAGACGCTTTCCGCGCTCGACCAGGTGGCGCAGACGAGCAACCCGGACCTGCGGGCGGCGGCCCTCGCCACCAAGGCCCGGGTCCACAGGTCGCTCTTCTTCGAGCGCGGCAGAGACATGTCCCAGGTGGCGGCCGCCATGCAGGCGGCCGAGGCGGCGCTCGCGGTCAAGCCCGACTTCTACTTCGCGTGCCGCTACCAGCAACCGGGCTCGCTGAACAGCCTCAACACGTACCACCAGTCGATCACGGGCGTGATCATCGATCCGCGCAACGTGGCGATCGAGGACCCGGTGACCGGCATGGTGGATCCACGCGTGGGGACGCGCGTCGGTCCGCCCGAGCTCCGTGCGCCGCCGCCCCATACGGGCGACGTGCACCGGTTCTTCAAGTATCAGGGGCTCGACGCGGATCTTCCCGTCAGCCGCTGGCAGGAGGCGCGGCTGATTCTGGCGGAGGGCCACCTGCTGGCAGGCAACTACCAGGAGGCGGTCAACCAGATCAACATGGTGCGCGCCAACTGGGATCTGCCGCCGTTCATGAGCATGGACATTGGCGAAGTCCACCAACAGATCATTTACGAGCGCAGACTCGAGTTCATGATCGAAGGGCGGCGGCTCCAGGACCACCGCTACTACGACATCAAGCCGTGGCAGTGGGACGAGGTGACGAAACAGCTGGGGACGAACCGGCGCTGGCCCGTCTCCTCCGAGGAGATCGCCGGCAACCCCCACTACCAGGGCGGTAGCTGA
- a CDS encoding TonB-dependent receptor: protein MKILRKVFTLTGALCAMAMIAAPLSAQTGTVTGSVQEVGTGLPLAGAQVSIAAEGVGNVTNANGRFVLLGIPAGNHVLEIRYIGYGTETQDITVVADQTVNVDVQMESEAIALDEVIVTGTGVVTERRRLGQTVETLGAETINTAPVSNITEALSGRVAGMVPGIAPNVGTSSQILLRGAVSLTQRSAPLIYVDGVRIDSNYSKVGGARQATSLDRLNPNDIERIEIIKGAAAATLYGTEASSGVIQIITKRGSAGDPVWTFGTGFDGTRIPEARLKGVWGYNFDTKQLQTLGKPVLDYLGGWGSVMDFNADVRGGTSTVQYFASGRLRDEVGQMGREYRDFQGTMDANLRANLTVQATERLGIRVDMNTVFSDRRQPGQNGLNWGSGYLWGFFLATPRNPAPRFPYGGRYGVNAYEIAWPPPHGYNGPLSPSEHFLPLDSDPIASVTSNQDEQRVTLSGALTYDWGNGIRSELIMGRDRMTEEYIEHVNKGLNIYHEQGERLVRTSERTATTLDFKTSWSRDFSENLTSTLLVGGQSFWEEEWFRTLGVRDFPLRQLATLPAGSQLLPPNETFQEVINAGVYAQEEVGLWNRLFLNAGLRVDGNSAFGENFAFQVYPKGGASWVVSEHDFWPFQSWDQFRVRAALGAAGLQPGAFDATQTWVPGIGVDNLSIVRTGNPGNPDLKPERTLEWEFGTEFGFLDGRVGLDVVYYNATTSDALLPVPSAASTGFLQPVISNVGKIRNQGFESSLDVTWVRRPSLRWSTTFQVALNDSEILDMGGVPPYRVHIQGGTSAGRYYPTMKEGFTPGAWIAPVPDPSNPYTVAVPIEQLTRLNQITPNKLKNAAGGDSLEYVGRPIPLWTGSFLTSLDLPGGLSVNATFTGAYDYHMFSEVSVIQDAFTRNSPRVAEFEAILDDPNTSVAERQRVAENFGNQHPSMISSYLFRADFLRFADLSFNYNVPESFVTSLAGMNSLVVRLSATNLFLWNKCPVDVCMSDPLTPYHGIPDARAGGPYNAFGMNSDYGQPPSPRRYGIRFQATF from the coding sequence ATGAAAATCCTTCGTAAGGTCTTCACCTTAACCGGCGCGCTCTGCGCCATGGCCATGATTGCCGCTCCGCTGTCCGCCCAGACCGGTACCGTCACCGGCTCGGTCCAGGAAGTGGGCACCGGGCTGCCGCTGGCAGGCGCGCAGGTGAGCATCGCCGCCGAGGGCGTGGGCAACGTCACCAACGCCAACGGCCGTTTCGTGCTGCTGGGCATTCCGGCCGGCAACCACGTTCTGGAGATCCGCTACATCGGTTACGGCACCGAGACCCAGGACATCACCGTGGTCGCGGACCAGACCGTGAACGTCGATGTCCAGATGGAGTCGGAGGCGATCGCCCTGGACGAGGTGATCGTGACCGGCACCGGAGTCGTCACCGAACGGCGGCGGCTGGGCCAGACCGTCGAGACGCTGGGTGCCGAAACCATCAATACCGCGCCCGTATCCAACATCACCGAGGCGCTCTCGGGCCGTGTCGCCGGGATGGTGCCCGGGATCGCACCCAACGTGGGGACCTCGAGCCAGATCCTCCTGCGCGGAGCGGTCAGCCTCACCCAGCGGAGCGCCCCGCTCATCTACGTCGACGGAGTTCGCATCGACTCCAACTACAGCAAGGTGGGCGGCGCCCGCCAGGCCACCTCGCTCGACCGGCTGAACCCTAACGACATCGAACGCATCGAGATCATCAAGGGCGCGGCGGCCGCGACCCTCTACGGCACCGAGGCCTCGAGCGGGGTGATCCAGATCATCACCAAGCGCGGGAGCGCCGGCGATCCGGTGTGGACCTTCGGGACCGGCTTCGACGGCACGAGGATTCCGGAAGCCCGCCTGAAGGGAGTCTGGGGCTACAACTTCGACACCAAGCAGTTGCAGACCCTCGGCAAGCCCGTCCTCGACTACCTCGGCGGCTGGGGCTCGGTCATGGACTTCAACGCGGACGTGCGGGGCGGGACCTCCACCGTGCAGTATTTCGCCTCCGGCCGTCTCCGCGACGAGGTCGGGCAGATGGGCCGCGAGTACCGCGACTTCCAAGGAACCATGGACGCCAACCTGCGCGCCAACCTCACGGTGCAGGCCACCGAGAGGCTCGGCATTCGCGTGGACATGAACACGGTCTTCAGCGACCGGCGCCAGCCCGGGCAGAACGGGCTCAACTGGGGGAGCGGATACCTCTGGGGCTTCTTCCTGGCGACGCCCAGGAATCCGGCGCCGCGCTTCCCCTACGGCGGACGCTACGGCGTCAACGCTTACGAGATCGCGTGGCCGCCGCCCCATGGGTACAACGGCCCGCTCTCTCCGAGCGAGCACTTCCTGCCGCTGGACAGCGACCCCATCGCCAGCGTGACGTCCAACCAGGACGAGCAGCGCGTGACGCTCAGCGGGGCCTTGACCTACGACTGGGGCAACGGCATTCGCTCAGAGCTGATCATGGGCCGCGACCGGATGACCGAGGAGTACATCGAGCACGTCAACAAGGGCCTCAACATCTATCACGAGCAGGGCGAGCGGCTGGTGCGCACCTCCGAGCGCACGGCTACGACGCTGGACTTCAAGACGTCCTGGAGCCGCGATTTCAGCGAGAACCTGACCTCCACCCTGCTGGTGGGGGGCCAGAGCTTCTGGGAGGAAGAGTGGTTCAGGACGCTCGGGGTTCGGGACTTTCCGCTGCGCCAGCTCGCGACCCTGCCGGCCGGATCGCAGCTCCTGCCGCCGAACGAGACCTTCCAGGAGGTCATCAACGCCGGCGTGTACGCCCAGGAGGAAGTCGGGCTGTGGAACCGTCTCTTCCTGAACGCCGGTCTGCGCGTGGACGGCAACTCGGCCTTCGGTGAGAACTTCGCCTTCCAGGTGTACCCCAAGGGCGGTGCGTCCTGGGTCGTGTCGGAGCATGACTTCTGGCCGTTCCAGAGCTGGGACCAGTTCCGGGTGCGGGCGGCGCTGGGGGCGGCGGGGCTGCAGCCCGGCGCGTTCGACGCCACCCAGACGTGGGTGCCCGGCATCGGCGTGGACAACCTCTCCATCGTGAGAACCGGCAACCCCGGAAACCCGGACCTGAAGCCCGAGCGCACCCTGGAGTGGGAATTCGGGACCGAGTTCGGCTTCCTCGATGGTCGGGTGGGGCTGGACGTGGTGTACTACAACGCGACCACCAGCGACGCGCTCCTGCCCGTGCCGTCCGCGGCCTCGACCGGATTCCTCCAGCCGGTGATTTCCAACGTCGGCAAGATCCGCAACCAGGGGTTCGAGTCTTCGCTGGACGTGACCTGGGTCCGGCGTCCCAGCCTGAGATGGTCGACCACCTTCCAGGTGGCGCTGAACGACTCCGAGATCCTCGACATGGGCGGCGTGCCCCCCTACCGGGTTCACATCCAGGGCGGCACCAGCGCCGGCCGGTACTATCCCACGATGAAGGAAGGGTTCACGCCCGGCGCGTGGATCGCTCCGGTGCCCGATCCCAGCAACCCCTACACCGTAGCGGTGCCCATCGAGCAGCTCACGAGGCTGAACCAGATCACGCCCAACAAGCTCAAGAATGCCGCGGGCGGCGATTCGCTGGAATACGTGGGGCGCCCCATCCCGCTCTGGACGGGAAGCTTCCTCACGTCGCTCGACCTCCCCGGGGGCTTGAGCGTCAACGCCACCTTCACCGGGGCGTACGACTATCACATGTTCTCGGAGGTGTCGGTCATTCAGGATGCCTTTACCCGGAATTCACCGCGCGTGGCCGAATTCGAGGCCATCCTGGACGATCCGAACACCTCGGTGGCGGAACGCCAGCGGGTCGCGGAGAACTTCGGCAACCAGCATCCCTCGATGATCTCCAGCTACCTCTTCAGGGCCGATTTCCTGCGCTTCGCCGACCTCTCCTTCAACTACAACGTCCCGGAGAGCTTCGTGACTTCGCTCGCGGGCATGAATTCCCTGGTGGTCAGGCTGTCGGCGACCAACCTGTTCCTCTGGAACAAGTGCCCCGTGGACGTCTGCATGTCTGATCCCCTGACCCCCTATCACGGAATTCCCGATGCCCGGGCCGGTGGACCCTATAACGCATTCGGCATGAACTCCGACTACGGTCAGCCGCCGAGCCCCAGACGCTACGGCATTCGCTTCCAGGCGACGTTCTAG
- a CDS encoding ankyrin repeat domain-containing protein encodes MLVNPIAPLAIIALLLAGPAARGPVADAAMRGDLEAVRALLEQGADANEAQGDGMTALHWAARQGDIEMARLLVTAGANVEAGTRIGRYTPLHLASRAGGAGVVEALLAAGADVHARTTNSGVTALHLAAESGSSEAIRLLADAGADLDAREREWKQTPLVFAAARNRAQAIRTLLELGADVSLSESVVEDVDRRATVDVAAQHRLYEVLAQFRPDWLENDPRADPWGPVDEGERPTPGQVAVAIEAAREVQRRGDVLILDGEVQGISPISTNPPPGQPALVGRWGGLTPLLHAARAGHMEAVDALLDGGADIDQTSGDGTSPLLIAMLNGRFDLGLHLLERGADPNVASDPGATPLYAVINVQWAGTSFYPQPRAHEAQAADYLHVMEELLLAGADPNARLSRDLWWAHQRLVSANLEGTTPFFRAALGVDVSAMKLLVAYGADPGIASRKPAGAEIAPVAADYSAAVDESGIPPVPPGGAAMYPIHAATGVGYDQRAANEHRYVPGGWLPAVRYLVEELGADVNARDLDARTPLHNAASRGDNEVILYLIERGADVHAVTRVGQTTVDMANSPSYNVRPFPATIALLERLGAINNQNCAMC; translated from the coding sequence GTGCTCGTGAACCCCATCGCCCCCTTGGCGATCATCGCCCTGCTGTTGGCCGGTCCGGCCGCGAGGGGTCCCGTAGCCGATGCGGCCATGCGCGGCGACCTGGAGGCCGTTCGCGCGCTGCTGGAGCAGGGGGCCGATGCCAACGAGGCCCAGGGCGACGGAATGACGGCGCTCCACTGGGCCGCGCGCCAGGGCGACATCGAGATGGCGCGGCTGCTCGTCACCGCGGGAGCCAACGTCGAGGCGGGAACCCGGATCGGGCGCTATACCCCCCTCCACTTGGCGAGCCGCGCCGGAGGCGCCGGGGTGGTGGAGGCGCTGCTCGCGGCGGGCGCCGACGTGCACGCCAGGACCACCAACAGCGGAGTGACCGCGCTCCATCTGGCCGCCGAGTCGGGGAGTTCGGAGGCGATACGGCTGCTGGCCGATGCCGGCGCCGACCTGGACGCCCGCGAACGGGAGTGGAAGCAGACCCCGCTCGTCTTCGCGGCCGCCCGGAACCGCGCGCAGGCCATCCGCACCCTTCTCGAGCTGGGAGCGGATGTTTCGCTGTCCGAGTCGGTGGTCGAGGATGTCGATCGGCGGGCGACCGTGGATGTCGCCGCGCAGCACAGGCTGTATGAGGTGCTGGCCCAGTTCCGCCCGGACTGGCTGGAGAACGATCCGCGCGCGGACCCCTGGGGACCGGTCGACGAGGGCGAACGCCCGACGCCCGGCCAGGTGGCGGTGGCCATCGAAGCCGCGCGCGAAGTGCAGCGCAGGGGCGATGTGCTCATCCTTGACGGCGAGGTGCAGGGCATCTCGCCGATATCGACCAATCCCCCTCCGGGCCAGCCGGCCCTGGTGGGCAGGTGGGGCGGGCTCACCCCGCTTCTGCACGCGGCACGCGCCGGACACATGGAGGCCGTGGACGCGCTTCTGGACGGGGGCGCCGACATCGACCAGACCAGCGGAGACGGAACCAGCCCGCTGCTGATCGCCATGCTGAACGGGCGCTTCGACCTGGGGCTCCATCTCCTCGAGCGCGGAGCCGATCCCAACGTCGCCAGCGACCCGGGCGCGACGCCCCTGTATGCCGTGATCAACGTGCAGTGGGCCGGCACCTCCTTCTATCCCCAGCCGCGCGCCCACGAGGCCCAGGCGGCCGACTACCTCCACGTGATGGAAGAGTTGCTGCTCGCGGGAGCGGATCCGAACGCGCGGCTCAGCAGAGACCTGTGGTGGGCCCACCAGCGTCTCGTCAGCGCGAACCTGGAGGGAACCACGCCCTTCTTCCGCGCCGCGCTCGGCGTCGACGTCTCCGCGATGAAGCTGCTGGTGGCCTACGGGGCGGACCCGGGCATCGCCAGCCGAAAGCCGGCGGGCGCGGAGATTGCTCCGGTGGCTGCGGACTACTCGGCTGCCGTGGACGAGAGCGGCATACCGCCGGTTCCCCCGGGAGGCGCCGCCATGTATCCCATCCACGCTGCGACGGGCGTGGGCTACGACCAGCGCGCCGCGAACGAACACCGGTACGTGCCGGGCGGATGGCTCCCGGCCGTCAGGTATCTCGTCGAAGAGCTGGGCGCCGACGTGAACGCGCGGGATCTGGACGCCCGCACGCCGCTCCACAACGCCGCTTCACGCGGTGACAACGAAGTCATCCTCTACCTGATCGAGCGCGGCGCCGACGTGCATGCGGTGACGCGAGTCGGCCAGACGACCGTCGACATGGCCAACAGTCCGAGCTACAATGTCCGCCCGTTTCCGGCGACGATCGCTCTGCTCGAGCGCCTGGGCGCCATCAACAACCAAAACTGCGCCATGTGTTAG
- a CDS encoding DUF1552 domain-containing protein, whose amino-acid sequence MTTSFITGAHIPRRTFVRGMGATVALPLLDAMMPAGPGRWGRAAAALEDRTRLVCIEEVHGVPGCSEWGASQHLFAPETIGRNFRMTDANVLKPLERFQDYLTIISNTDVRMAEAYEPNEIGGDHFRSTAVFLTQCHPKQTQGSDIYVGVSLDQLQARRFGQDTALPSLQLCIENLGQGGGCWYNYHCAYTDAISWASPTEPLPMIRDPRAAFDLLFGAGGSNEERAVRRRTNQSILDWIVDEVATLRARVGTEDRNRLDRYLDNVREVERRIQKVEEFNSSGEQRELPEAPAGVPDSFAEHMELMFDLQVLAFQTDMTRVVSFKMGRDASNRIHPESGTTTPFHPASHHGNSEEAILDFNQIAQYRMSPLPYFLEKLQASMDGDANLLEKSVIVWGSPMADGNVHNHRRCPLILLGHGNGLLEGNVHLKAPDGTPMANVFLSLLHRLGHEDMDSFGDSTGEFALGYPGGALAAAQSSSR is encoded by the coding sequence ATGACGACCAGCTTCATCACGGGCGCGCACATTCCCCGCCGCACCTTCGTTCGCGGGATGGGGGCCACGGTGGCGCTGCCCCTCCTGGACGCGATGATGCCGGCCGGACCCGGCCGCTGGGGACGCGCTGCGGCCGCGCTCGAGGACCGCACCCGCCTGGTGTGCATCGAGGAGGTGCACGGGGTGCCGGGATGCAGCGAGTGGGGCGCGAGCCAGCATCTGTTTGCACCCGAGACGATCGGGCGAAACTTCCGCATGACGGATGCGAACGTGCTCAAGCCGCTCGAACGCTTTCAGGACTACCTCACCATCATCAGCAACACCGACGTGCGCATGGCCGAAGCCTACGAGCCCAACGAGATCGGCGGCGACCACTTCCGGTCGACGGCGGTCTTCCTGACCCAGTGCCACCCCAAGCAGACGCAGGGTTCCGACATCTACGTCGGCGTCTCCCTCGACCAGTTGCAGGCGCGCCGGTTCGGGCAGGACACCGCGCTCCCGTCGCTGCAGCTCTGCATCGAGAACCTGGGGCAGGGCGGCGGCTGCTGGTACAACTACCACTGCGCGTACACGGACGCGATAAGCTGGGCGTCGCCGACCGAGCCGCTGCCCATGATCCGCGATCCGCGCGCCGCGTTCGATCTTCTTTTCGGCGCCGGCGGAAGCAACGAGGAGCGCGCGGTCCGAAGGCGCACCAACCAGAGCATCCTCGACTGGATCGTGGACGAGGTGGCGACGCTCCGGGCCCGGGTGGGCACCGAGGACCGGAACCGGCTGGACCGGTATCTGGACAACGTGCGCGAGGTGGAGCGCCGCATTCAGAAGGTGGAGGAGTTCAACTCGAGCGGCGAGCAGCGGGAACTGCCGGAGGCCCCGGCGGGCGTGCCCGACTCCTTCGCCGAGCACATGGAGCTGATGTTCGACCTGCAGGTGCTGGCCTTCCAGACCGACATGACGCGGGTCGTGTCCTTCAAGATGGGCCGCGACGCCTCGAACCGGATCCACCCGGAGAGCGGCACCACCACGCCGTTCCATCCGGCTTCCCACCACGGCAACAGCGAAGAGGCCATTCTGGACTTCAACCAGATCGCGCAGTACCGCATGAGCCCCCTGCCGTACTTCCTTGAGAAGCTGCAGGCGAGCATGGACGGAGACGCGAACCTGCTGGAGAAGTCGGTAATCGTGTGGGGTTCGCCGATGGCCGACGGCAACGTCCACAACCACCGCCGCTGCCCGCTCATCCTGCTGGGCCACGGCAACGGCCTGCTCGAGGGCAACGTCCACCTGAAGGCCCCCGACGGCACCCCCATGGCCAACGTCTTCCTCAGCCTGCTGCACCGGCTGGGGCACGAGGACATGGACAGCTTCGGCGACAGCACGGGCGAGTTCGCGCTGGGGTATCCCGGCGGCGCTCTGGCCGCGGCGCAGTCATCGAGCCGATAG
- a CDS encoding DUF1592 domain-containing protein: MRVLLPGISLLGLALFMGHEGARAPTFAGEPEDPAQALVTSHLPDASRGPGAHPGTPPSEALNAVVRQYCFVCHNDAMMTGNMTVQSFDVTNAWEDWETAERMIAKLRTGMMPPPGIPRPGGDTLLTLVETLEQTIDDYAAANPNPGNRSFQRLNRAEYEQAIQDLFGITVDASQWLPPDLYLGNFDHMAVSQPLSPTLLNSYLNAANDVSRLVLGHPGATSDSKTYLVSTYQSQHEWDHVEGAPYGTRGGIVIDHHFPADGEYVFEMSFWAGDHERFAEMDISIDGERVALVPVEELRRDADFGPNWNQFTDPIFVSAGQRRVAAAFIRKQDGPYADLQEPFGWSNAGVRFRIGTGFVVLTHLRDLSIRGPLDPQGVSETPSRQRVFTCRPTSVEAERSCAREIATRLARQAYRRPLTDSDLAGLMSFYDVGAAEGGFETGVRTVLEAILASPHFVFRIEEAPENELDAGGSYRITDLALASRLSYFLWGTQPDDELVSLASRERLSDPGVLEQQVRRLLADPRSESLATRFATQWLRLQDLERVQPDAFWFPHFNEQLKAAMRRETELFFDHLVREDRSLLELYGADYSFMNQRLAEHYGIRGVVGENFRRVNYPEGMLRQGLLGHGSVLMSTSMGTRTSPVLRGKWVMEVLLDAPPPPPPPDVPALEETEDEGEGRLLTTRERLEIHRRNPVCAACHQFMDPIGVALENFGVTGEWRIRESGSPLDARGQLYDGTDLTNSVQLADALLERPIPLVRTFTMNLLAYALGRRVEYYDGPTIRAIAREAESNDYRISSFVLGVVKSDAFRSRQDIGAAAADGVEGG; encoded by the coding sequence GTGAGAGTTCTCCTTCCGGGGATTTCACTCCTGGGTCTGGCCCTCTTCATGGGTCATGAGGGGGCGCGCGCGCCGACGTTTGCAGGGGAACCCGAGGATCCCGCTCAAGCCCTCGTGACGAGCCACCTTCCGGATGCCTCACGGGGTCCGGGCGCGCATCCCGGCACGCCCCCGTCCGAAGCGCTCAACGCCGTCGTTCGTCAGTACTGCTTCGTCTGCCACAACGACGCCATGATGACCGGCAACATGACGGTCCAGAGCTTCGACGTGACCAACGCCTGGGAGGACTGGGAGACGGCCGAGCGCATGATCGCGAAGCTGCGCACGGGGATGATGCCTCCGCCCGGAATACCCCGTCCCGGCGGGGACACGCTGCTCACGCTCGTCGAGACGCTCGAGCAGACGATCGACGATTACGCGGCCGCCAATCCCAACCCGGGCAACCGCAGCTTCCAGCGGCTCAACCGCGCGGAGTACGAGCAGGCCATCCAGGATCTCTTCGGCATCACCGTCGACGCCAGCCAGTGGCTTCCCCCGGATCTCTATCTCGGGAACTTCGACCACATGGCGGTCTCGCAGCCGCTGTCGCCCACGCTCCTCAACTCGTACCTGAACGCCGCCAACGACGTCAGCCGCCTGGTGCTGGGCCATCCCGGCGCGACCTCGGACTCGAAGACCTACCTCGTCTCGACCTACCAGTCCCAGCACGAGTGGGACCATGTGGAGGGCGCGCCCTACGGCACCCGCGGCGGCATCGTGATCGATCACCATTTCCCCGCCGACGGCGAGTACGTCTTCGAGATGTCGTTCTGGGCAGGGGACCATGAGCGCTTCGCCGAAATGGACATCTCCATCGACGGGGAGCGGGTCGCCCTGGTTCCGGTGGAAGAGTTGCGCCGGGACGCGGACTTCGGGCCGAACTGGAACCAGTTCACCGACCCCATCTTCGTCAGCGCGGGCCAGCGTCGGGTCGCGGCGGCGTTCATCAGGAAGCAGGACGGGCCCTACGCCGACCTGCAGGAGCCCTTCGGCTGGTCCAACGCCGGCGTCCGCTTCCGCATCGGGACGGGGTTCGTCGTCCTCACCCACCTGAGAGACCTGAGCATCCGCGGGCCCCTGGACCCCCAGGGCGTATCCGAGACCCCGAGCCGGCAGCGGGTCTTCACCTGTCGGCCGACGTCGGTCGAGGCCGAACGGTCCTGCGCCCGGGAGATCGCCACGCGGCTTGCCCGCCAGGCCTATCGCCGGCCGCTAACCGACTCCGACCTCGCGGGGCTGATGTCGTTCTACGACGTGGGGGCCGCCGAGGGAGGATTCGAAACCGGCGTGCGCACCGTCCTGGAGGCGATCCTGGCAAGCCCGCACTTCGTGTTCCGGATCGAGGAAGCCCCGGAGAACGAGCTCGATGCCGGCGGCAGCTACCGGATCACCGACCTCGCCCTCGCCTCCAGGCTGTCGTATTTCCTCTGGGGAACGCAGCCGGACGACGAACTGGTTTCGCTCGCGAGCCGTGAGCGGCTCTCGGATCCGGGCGTCCTGGAGCAGCAGGTCCGCCGCCTGCTGGCCGACCCGCGCTCCGAGAGCCTCGCCACCCGTTTCGCCACGCAGTGGCTCAGGCTTCAGGATCTCGAAAGGGTGCAGCCGGACGCCTTCTGGTTCCCCCACTTCAACGAGCAGCTCAAGGCCGCCATGCGGCGCGAGACCGAGTTGTTCTTCGATCATCTGGTCCGCGAGGACCGGAGCCTGCTGGAGCTCTACGGTGCCGACTACAGCTTCATGAACCAGCGCCTGGCGGAGCACTACGGCATCCGGGGCGTGGTCGGGGAGAACTTCCGCCGCGTGAACTATCCCGAGGGAATGCTGCGCCAGGGGCTGCTGGGGCACGGCAGCGTGCTGATGTCCACCTCGATGGGTACGCGGACCTCTCCGGTCTTGCGCGGCAAGTGGGTGATGGAGGTGCTGCTGGACGCGCCGCCCCCGCCGCCTCCCCCCGACGTGCCCGCTCTGGAAGAGACCGAGGACGAAGGGGAGGGCCGGCTGCTCACCACGCGCGAGCGCCTGGAGATCCATCGGCGGAACCCGGTGTGCGCCGCCTGCCATCAGTTCATGGATCCCATCGGGGTGGCGCTGGAGAACTTCGGCGTCACCGGGGAATGGCGGATACGCGAGAGCGGATCCCCTCTCGACGCCCGGGGCCAGCTCTACGACGGCACCGATCTCACCAACTCGGTGCAGCTCGCGGACGCGCTCCTGGAGCGCCCGATCCCGCTGGTGCGCACCTTCACCATGAACCTGCTGGCGTACGCCCTCGGGCGTCGCGTCGAGTACTACGACGGGCCGACCATACGCGCCATCGCGCGCGAGGCGGAGAGCAACGACTACAGAATCTCATCCTTCGTCCTCGGCGTCGTGAAGAGCGATGCCTTCCGCAGCAGGCAGGACATCGGGGCTGCGGCCGCGGACGGGGTCGAGGGCGGATAG